A stretch of the Panicum virgatum strain AP13 chromosome 9N, P.virgatum_v5, whole genome shotgun sequence genome encodes the following:
- the LOC120687574 gene encoding sucrose transport protein SUT3-like, translated as MADDAEVSAGGRQPQISLVGLFLACMVAGGVQYGWALQLSLLTPYVQTLGIPHALTSVMWLCGPIAGLLVQPCVGLYSDKCTSKLGRRRPFIFTGCIIICISVIIIGFSSDIGYALGDTKEDCTVYTGKRLHAAAFFVMGFWLLDFSNNTVQGPARALMADLAGSHGPSAANAIFVSWMAIGNILGYSSGSTNNWHKWFPFLQTRACCEACANLKAAFLVSVVFLGLSTVVTMIFATEVPLDPAVAKQQSEGQASGPLAVFKGLRNLPRGMPQVLIVTGLTWLSWFPFILFDTDWMGREMYHGRPDGNPTEVANYQEGVRQGAFGLLLNSIVLGFSSFLIEPMCRKLTAKVVWVMSSFIVCIAMAMVTILSSWSLGDIGGNVQDAAAVDKGLKSAALALFVALGFPFAVLCSVPFAVTAQLAASKGGGQGLCTGVLNISIVVPQMIIAVGSGPWDELFGKGNIPAFGVASVFAFTSAVAGIFMLPKLSKTSFRSVSMGGGH; from the exons ACACTGGGAATTCCTCACGCTCTTACTTCAGTCATGTGGCTCTGTGGACCTATTGCCGGCTTACTT GTGCAACCCTGCGTCGGCCTGTACAGTGACAAATGCACCTCCAAGCTTGGGAGGCGGAGGCCGTTCATCTTTACAGGATGCATCATCATCTGTATATCA GTGATCATCATCGGGTTCTCGTCCGACATCGGGTACGCTCTCGGTGACACCAAGGAAGACTGCAC GGTTTACACGGGGAAGCGGCTGCACGCCGCGGCGTTCTTCGTCATGGGGTTCTGGCTGCTGGACTTCTCCAACAACACCGTGCAGggcccggcgcgcgcgctcaTGGCCGACCTCGCGGGCAGCCACGGCCCCAGCGCGGCGAACGCCATCTTCGTGTCGTGGATGGCGATCGGGAACATCCTGGGCTACTCCTCCGGCTCCACCAACAACTGGCACAAGTGGTTCCCGTTCCTGCAGACCCGGGCGTGCTGCGAGGCCTGCGCCAACCTCAAGGCCGCCTTCCTGGTGTCCGTGGTGTTCCTGGGCCTCTCCACGGTGGTCACCATGATCTTCGCCACCGAGGTGCCGCTGGACCCGGCGGTGGCCAAGCAGCAGAGCGAGGGGCAGGCGTCGGGCCCGCTGGCCGTATTCAAGGGCCTCAGGAACCTGCCCCGGGGGATGCCGCAGGTGCTCATCGTCACCGGCCTCACGTGGCTCTCGTGGTTCCCCTTCATCCTCTTCGACACCGACTGGATGGGCCGCGAGATGTACCACGGGAGGCCCGACGGAAACCCCACCGAGGTCGCCAACTACCAGGAGGGCGTCCGCCAGGGCGCCTTCGGCCTGCTGCTCAACTCCATCGTCCTCGGATTCAGCTCCTTCCTCATCGAGCCCATGTGCCGGAAGCTCACCGCCAAGGTGGTCTGGGTCATGAGCAGCTTCATCGTCTGCATCGCCATGGCCATGGTCACCATCCTCAGCTCCTGGTCGCTCGGCGACATCGGCGGCAACGtgcaggacgccgccgccgtcgacaagGGCCTCAAGAGCGCCGCGCTCGCCCTCTTCGTCGCACTAGGCTTCCCCTTCGCG GTCCTGTGCAGCGTTCCGTTCGCCGTGACGGCGCAGCTGGCGGCGAGCAAAGGCGGCGGGCAGG GGCTGTGCACGGGGGTCCTCAACATCTCCATCGTGGTGCCGCAGATGATCATCGCCGTCGGCTCCGGTCCATGGGACGAGCTGTTCGGGAAGGGCAACATCCCCGCGTTTGGGGTAGCTTCCGTGTTCGCCTTCACCTCCGCTGTTGCAGGCATCTTCATGCTGCCCAAGCTGTCCAAGACCAGTTTCCGGTCCGTCTCCATGGGAGGAGGTCACTGA